In Streptomyces hawaiiensis, one genomic interval encodes:
- a CDS encoding DMT family transporter, translating into MSTVTTSPGQAATAPSAPPRRRLDWRLRFAALSLIWGFSFLLIKVGTGGYAPFQVTLGRLVFGTAVLAAAMAVRRERLPRGARVWGHLAVAAFLLNALPFSLFAYAELTIPSALAGICNATSPLWGMALSLVALSEDRPTRVRVAGLGLGFLGVLTVLGAWQGFHGLDATGTALALLASLSYPIGWIYVRRTLAGTGHSHLSMTGAQLLLATVQLAVVTPLFTTLPTRVSVVPLLAIAALGALGTGLAVLLQYGLVAEVGPTTAQMVTYFTPVIATAAGVALLGETLTWSTPVGAVIVLTGAALTQMRPKPRPAPQP; encoded by the coding sequence ATGAGCACCGTCACCACCTCGCCCGGGCAGGCCGCCACCGCCCCGTCCGCGCCGCCCCGCCGCCGCCTCGACTGGCGCCTCCGGTTCGCCGCCCTGTCCCTGATCTGGGGCTTCAGCTTCCTCCTCATCAAGGTGGGCACCGGGGGGTACGCGCCGTTCCAGGTGACGCTCGGCCGACTGGTGTTCGGCACGGCGGTGCTGGCCGCCGCGATGGCGGTGCGCCGCGAGCGGCTGCCGCGCGGGGCCCGCGTCTGGGGGCATCTGGCGGTCGCCGCGTTCCTGCTGAACGCCCTGCCCTTCTCGCTGTTCGCCTACGCCGAGCTGACCATTCCGTCCGCGCTGGCGGGCATCTGCAACGCGACGTCGCCGCTGTGGGGCATGGCGCTGTCGCTGGTCGCACTGTCGGAGGACCGGCCGACCCGGGTGCGGGTCGCGGGACTCGGGCTGGGCTTCCTCGGCGTGCTCACGGTGCTGGGCGCCTGGCAGGGCTTCCACGGCCTGGACGCCACCGGGACGGCACTGGCCCTGCTCGCCTCCCTCAGCTACCCGATCGGCTGGATCTACGTCCGCCGCACCCTGGCCGGCACCGGCCACTCGCACCTGTCGATGACCGGCGCCCAGCTGCTGCTCGCGACGGTCCAGCTGGCCGTCGTCACCCCGCTGTTCACCACCCTGCCCACCCGCGTCTCCGTCGTGCCGCTACTGGCGATCGCCGCCCTGGGCGCGCTGGGCACGGGTCTCGCGGTCCTTCTCCAGTACGGCCTGGTCGCCGAGGTCGGCCCGACGACCGCCCAGATGGTCACGTACTTCACCCCGGTCATCGCCACGGCCGCGGGCGTCGCCCTCCTCGGCGAGACGCTCACCTGGTCGACACCGGTCGGTGCGGTGATCGTGCTGACGGGGGCAGCACTCACACAGATGCGGCCGAAGCCCCGGCCGGCGCCTCAGCCGTAG
- a CDS encoding aminotransferase class I/II-fold pyridoxal phosphate-dependent enzyme, with protein sequence MLGEYRISGRRAADISASIERAVGAGELRPGQLLPPMRELAERLGVNPNTVAAAYRTLRERGVIETAGRRGSRVRPAPATTGRDHIRVDVPEGVRDVAQGNPDPALLPPLAGAFAAAAAEGDRAPVLYGDTAVEPELARIARAGLDADGVPDGPFAVVSGALDGVERVLAAHLKPGDTVAVEDPGWGRTLDLVPALGLRIVPVGVDDEGPCAQDVRRALEAGARALIVTDRAQNPTGAAVSAPRARALRAVLREHPEVLLIEDDHGHGIVDVPLHPLAGVTRHWAFVRSAAKAYGPDLRLALLTGDAVTVDRVRGRHRLGPGWVSRLMQRALVRLWADGAVDTAEVAASYGRRRDALIGALERRGVAAYGRSGMNVWVPVPDETGAVARLLHAGWAVAPGARFRLNAPPGIRVTVSTLAGAEIETLADAIASAAGPAPARSYD encoded by the coding sequence GTGCTAGGAGAGTATCGGATCAGTGGGCGTCGCGCAGCGGACATTTCCGCGAGCATCGAGCGCGCGGTGGGCGCAGGTGAGCTGCGGCCGGGTCAACTGCTGCCTCCTATGCGGGAGTTGGCGGAGCGGCTGGGGGTGAACCCCAACACGGTCGCTGCCGCGTACCGGACCCTGCGCGAGCGTGGGGTCATCGAGACCGCGGGCCGGCGCGGTAGCCGGGTGCGGCCCGCACCGGCGACGACCGGACGGGACCACATCAGGGTGGACGTCCCCGAGGGCGTGCGGGACGTCGCGCAGGGCAATCCGGACCCGGCGCTGCTGCCGCCGCTCGCGGGCGCGTTCGCGGCGGCGGCCGCCGAGGGCGACCGGGCGCCCGTGCTCTATGGGGACACCGCAGTGGAACCGGAGCTGGCCCGGATCGCGCGGGCCGGCCTCGACGCCGACGGGGTGCCGGACGGGCCGTTCGCCGTGGTCTCCGGGGCCCTCGACGGAGTCGAACGGGTGTTGGCGGCCCACCTCAAGCCCGGCGACACCGTCGCCGTCGAGGATCCTGGCTGGGGTCGCACGCTCGATCTCGTGCCCGCGCTCGGACTGCGGATCGTCCCCGTCGGCGTCGACGACGAGGGCCCCTGCGCGCAGGACGTGCGGCGGGCGCTGGAGGCCGGGGCACGGGCCCTGATCGTCACGGACCGGGCGCAGAACCCGACCGGCGCCGCGGTGAGCGCTCCTCGGGCGCGTGCCCTGCGCGCCGTGCTCCGGGAGCACCCGGAGGTCCTGCTGATCGAGGACGACCACGGCCACGGCATCGTCGACGTGCCGCTGCACCCGCTGGCCGGAGTCACTCGCCACTGGGCGTTCGTTCGCTCGGCCGCCAAGGCCTACGGGCCCGATCTGCGTCTCGCCCTGCTCACCGGGGACGCCGTCACCGTCGACCGGGTCCGCGGGCGGCACCGGCTCGGACCGGGCTGGGTCAGCCGGCTGATGCAGCGGGCCCTGGTGCGGCTGTGGGCCGACGGCGCGGTGGACACGGCCGAGGTGGCGGCGTCGTACGGGCGGCGGCGGGACGCGCTGATCGGCGCGCTGGAACGGCGCGGTGTCGCGGCGTACGGACGCAGCGGCATGAACGTGTGGGTGCCCGTGCCGGACGAGACCGGTGCCGTCGCCCGGCTGCTGCACGCCGGCTGGGCGGTGGCCCCCGGGGCCCGCTTCCGGCTGAACGCGCCGCCCGGCATCCGGGTCACCGTCTCGACGCTCGCCGGGGCCGAGATCGAGACGCTGGCCGACGCGATCGCCTCAGCCGCCGGGCCCGCCCCCGCGCGCAGCTACGACTGA
- a CDS encoding pyridoxamine 5'-phosphate oxidase family protein yields MQGTAQTPSQPDTGYTPTDRTVPTRSPDRASYDRDMVHAILDEAYVCHLGFVRDGAPVVLPTLYARVGERLYVHGSTGSRPLRAAGQADPGLAVCVTVTHVDGLVLARSAFHHSINYRSVVVHGVAHDVTDPEEKRQALDALVDHVVPGRSADSRPANKKELAATAVIRLDLDEVSAKLRTGGVNDEPEDLALPHWAGVVPVGRTYGTPIPDPGLAPGTELPAYLETL; encoded by the coding sequence ATGCAGGGGACCGCGCAGACGCCGTCGCAGCCCGACACCGGCTACACCCCGACCGACCGCACCGTCCCCACCCGCTCCCCGGACCGGGCCTCGTACGACAGGGACATGGTGCACGCGATACTCGACGAGGCGTACGTCTGCCATCTCGGCTTCGTCCGCGACGGGGCGCCGGTCGTCCTGCCCACGCTCTACGCCCGGGTCGGCGAGCGGCTGTACGTGCACGGCTCCACGGGCTCGCGTCCGCTGCGGGCGGCCGGACAGGCCGACCCGGGCCTTGCGGTCTGCGTGACGGTCACGCACGTCGACGGACTGGTCCTGGCCCGCTCGGCCTTCCACCACTCGATCAACTACCGCTCCGTGGTGGTGCACGGCGTCGCCCACGACGTGACGGACCCCGAGGAGAAGCGGCAGGCGCTGGACGCGCTGGTCGACCACGTCGTGCCCGGCCGCTCCGCCGACTCACGGCCCGCCAACAAGAAGGAGCTGGCCGCCACCGCGGTGATCCGCCTGGATCTGGACGAGGTCTCCGCGAAGCTGCGCACCGGCGGCGTGAACGACGAACCGGAGGACCTCGCCCTCCCCCACTGGGCCGGCGTCGTCCCGGTGGGGCGCACCTACGGCACGCCGATCCCCGACCCGGGCCTCGCCCCCGGCACCGAACTGCCCGCCTACCTCGAAACCCTGTGA
- a CDS encoding FMN-binding negative transcriptional regulator: MLIHPWDAPRDDTEWQGWLAGHDFGQLAVNGLPGEPPHVQPLHFAYDAARGEVVTHLARPNPLWHALEASADVLLSVVDDYVFVPGPWQAAPDVPAEHGTPTSFYTAVQLRCRAHVVDDPAEKAALLNRQVDHFQPRGGSARAAAGEAPYGRMLAGIRGLRLEVTDVRAKFKYANHKPAEVRDRIAAGLTARGGPGDSRARDHLLHRRQV; this comes from the coding sequence ATGCTGATCCACCCCTGGGACGCGCCCCGCGACGACACCGAGTGGCAAGGGTGGCTGGCCGGTCACGACTTCGGCCAGCTCGCAGTCAACGGCCTGCCGGGCGAACCGCCCCACGTCCAGCCCCTGCACTTCGCCTACGACGCCGCACGCGGCGAGGTCGTCACCCACCTCGCCCGTCCGAACCCCCTCTGGCACGCGCTGGAGGCCTCTGCGGACGTCCTGCTGAGCGTGGTCGACGACTACGTGTTCGTACCCGGCCCCTGGCAGGCCGCCCCGGACGTCCCGGCGGAGCACGGCACCCCGACGAGCTTCTACACGGCCGTCCAGCTCCGCTGCCGCGCCCATGTCGTGGACGACCCGGCGGAGAAGGCCGCGCTGCTCAACCGCCAGGTCGACCACTTCCAGCCGCGGGGCGGCTCCGCACGGGCAGCGGCGGGCGAGGCCCCGTACGGCAGGATGCTCGCCGGCATCCGCGGACTGCGCCTCGAAGTGACGGACGTACGAGCGAAATTCAAGTACGCGAACCACAAACCCGCCGAGGTCCGGGACCGGATCGCCGCGGGCCTCACGGCCCGCGGCGGTCCGGGCGACTCGAGGGCCCGCGATCATCTCCTGCACAGGCGGCAGGTGTAG
- a CDS encoding DMT family transporter, with protein sequence MSNTASGLPIGRGLLYLIVAGVAWGTAGAAASLVYRASDMGPVALSFWRCAAGLVLLLAVRLLRPGAKAPVREPLGRRALRAGITGLGLAVFQTAYFAAVSATGLAVATVVTLGAGPVLIALGARLTLAERLGRGGAVAVVGALAGLAVLVLGGGGTTVRPVGVLLALLSAAGYCVMTLLTRRWGRDGEADASRTAGAFAVTSLCLLPFALAEGLLPHTAEPGRLLLLLVYVAAVPTALAYGLYFAGAAVVRSATVSVIMLLEPVSAAVLAVVLLGEHLTAATLAGTLLMLGSVAGLAVEEARGARTREEPVMAV encoded by the coding sequence GTGTCGAACACTGCCTCCGGCCTGCCCATCGGGCGAGGCCTCCTCTATCTGATCGTCGCCGGTGTCGCCTGGGGCACCGCGGGCGCGGCCGCCTCCTTGGTCTACCGGGCCAGTGACATGGGGCCCGTCGCCCTCTCCTTCTGGCGCTGCGCCGCAGGTCTCGTACTGCTGCTCGCGGTCCGCCTGCTGCGGCCGGGCGCCAAGGCCCCCGTGCGTGAACCGCTCGGCCGCCGCGCGCTGCGGGCCGGGATCACCGGGCTCGGGCTCGCCGTCTTCCAGACCGCGTACTTCGCGGCCGTCTCCGCCACCGGCCTCGCCGTGGCCACCGTCGTCACCCTGGGCGCCGGGCCCGTCCTCATCGCGCTCGGCGCCCGGCTGACCCTGGCCGAGCGGCTCGGCCGGGGCGGCGCCGTCGCCGTCGTGGGTGCCCTCGCCGGGCTCGCGGTTCTCGTCCTCGGCGGCGGGGGCACGACCGTACGCCCCGTGGGTGTGCTGCTCGCTCTGCTGTCCGCGGCCGGGTACTGCGTGATGACGCTGCTCACCCGCCGGTGGGGCCGCGACGGCGAGGCCGACGCCTCCCGGACCGCCGGGGCCTTCGCCGTCACGAGCCTGTGCCTGCTGCCGTTCGCCCTGGCGGAGGGACTGCTGCCGCACACCGCGGAGCCCGGCCGGCTCCTGCTCCTGCTGGTCTACGTCGCAGCCGTCCCCACCGCGCTCGCCTACGGCCTGTACTTCGCGGGCGCGGCCGTCGTGCGGTCCGCCACCGTCTCGGTGATCATGCTGCTGGAACCGGTGAGCGCTGCGGTGCTCGCCGTCGTCCTGCTCGGCGAGCACCTCACGGCGGCGACGCTGGCCGGGACCCTGCTGATGCTCGGCTCGGTGGCGGGCCTCGCGGTGGAGGAGGCGCGAGGTGCCCGGACGCGCGAGGAGCCGGTGATGGCCGTGTGA
- a CDS encoding EamA family transporter, which translates to MPVRTSDSSASGRGRGVGLGLALLSAVAFGGSGVAAKPLIEAGLDPLHVVWLRVAGAALVMLPLAVRHRALLRRRPGLLAGFGLLAVAGVQACYFAALSRIPVGVALLIEYLAPALVLGWVRFVQKRPVTRAAAVGVVLAVGGLACVVEVWSGLGFDALGLLLALGAACCQVGYFVLSDQGSDAGDEAPDPLGVIAYGLLVGAAVLTVVARPWTMDWSVLQGTASMDGRPVAAVVLLAWIVLVATVVAYVTGVVSVRRLSPQVAGVVACLEAVIATVLAWVLLGEHLSAPQIAGGAIVLVGAFIAQSSTPSKGSERPVASGGPERELSRRGTSA; encoded by the coding sequence GTGCCGGTGCGTACCTCTGACAGCAGCGCGAGCGGGCGCGGCAGGGGTGTGGGGCTCGGCCTCGCGCTCCTGTCCGCGGTGGCCTTCGGCGGATCCGGTGTCGCGGCCAAGCCACTGATCGAGGCGGGCCTGGACCCGCTGCACGTGGTGTGGCTGCGGGTGGCCGGGGCGGCCCTGGTCATGCTGCCGCTCGCCGTGCGGCACCGCGCCCTGCTGCGCCGGCGCCCCGGGCTGCTCGCCGGGTTCGGACTGCTCGCCGTCGCCGGTGTCCAGGCCTGCTACTTCGCCGCGCTCTCCCGAATCCCCGTCGGGGTGGCGCTGCTCATCGAGTACCTTGCGCCCGCGCTGGTGCTGGGCTGGGTGCGGTTCGTGCAGAAGCGGCCCGTGACGCGTGCCGCAGCGGTCGGTGTCGTGCTCGCGGTCGGCGGACTCGCCTGTGTCGTCGAGGTCTGGTCGGGGCTCGGCTTCGACGCCCTCGGACTGCTGCTGGCGCTGGGCGCGGCCTGCTGTCAGGTCGGCTACTTCGTCCTGTCCGACCAGGGCAGCGACGCCGGGGACGAGGCGCCCGATCCGCTCGGTGTCATCGCCTACGGGCTGCTCGTCGGCGCGGCCGTGCTGACCGTCGTCGCCCGGCCCTGGACCATGGACTGGTCGGTGCTCCAGGGCACCGCGAGCATGGACGGCAGGCCCGTCGCCGCCGTCGTCCTGCTGGCCTGGATCGTCCTCGTCGCCACGGTCGTCGCCTATGTCACCGGTGTGGTCTCCGTGCGCCGGCTCTCCCCGCAGGTCGCGGGAGTCGTGGCCTGCCTCGAAGCGGTCATCGCCACCGTCCTGGCCTGGGTCCTGCTCGGCGAGCACCTCTCGGCGCCGCAGATCGCCGGTGGGGCGATCGTGCTGGTGGGCGCGTTCATCGCGCAGTCCTCGACGCCCTCGAAGGGTTCCGAGCGGCCGGTCGCGAGCGGCGGCCCCGAAAGGGAGTTGTCCAGGCGCGGGACCAGCGCATAA
- a CDS encoding Clp protease N-terminal domain-containing protein: protein MHSPFPRQSAHEHGIQRVDNDARLSDELASVVGGARRRAVRDGDRQIDTAHLLHSLLESDPEARAVFGDGPQIARLLGYLVQRSIGYGLRWQSGVEDSGAVPVVTETAGFSPLAAACMEYACERAAERGGPARGIDLLAAIVVDPQARAVEVLERAGIDPREVLARPGDRSGITEECGEAGR from the coding sequence GTGCACTCCCCTTTCCCCCGGCAGTCGGCCCATGAGCACGGCATTCAGCGCGTGGACAACGATGCCAGGCTCAGTGACGAGCTGGCGTCGGTGGTCGGCGGTGCCCGGCGCCGGGCCGTCCGGGACGGGGACCGGCAGATCGACACCGCCCATCTGCTCCACTCGCTGCTGGAGTCCGACCCCGAGGCGCGTGCCGTCTTCGGTGACGGGCCGCAGATCGCGCGGCTGCTCGGCTATCTCGTCCAGCGCAGCATCGGCTACGGCCTGCGCTGGCAGAGCGGTGTCGAGGACTCCGGCGCGGTCCCCGTGGTGACGGAGACGGCGGGCTTCTCCCCGCTCGCCGCCGCGTGCATGGAGTACGCCTGCGAACGCGCCGCCGAGCGTGGCGGACCGGCCCGTGGCATCGACCTGCTCGCGGCGATCGTCGTCGACCCGCAGGCACGCGCGGTCGAGGTGCTCGAACGGGCCGGCATCGACCCGCGCGAGGTGCTCGCCCGGCCTGGCGACCGGTCCGGCATCACCGAGGAGTGCGGCGAAGCCGGTCGCTGA
- a CDS encoding type II toxin-antitoxin system Rv0910 family toxin has translation MAEVSAEAQIGAPAEKVWARLTDWSAYGEWNVTHTSFPAGGPEPLEVGATFQENMRLMNFPAEVAWTVEELEPARVLAIRGKGPMAVTVATRYTLTPGGDATTVRIDGEFTGATVSLMAGKLKDSATAALHESLRRLDGLVT, from the coding sequence ATGGCCGAAGTCAGCGCGGAGGCACAGATCGGGGCGCCGGCCGAGAAGGTGTGGGCGAGGCTCACGGACTGGTCCGCGTACGGCGAGTGGAACGTGACCCACACGAGCTTCCCGGCAGGCGGCCCGGAACCCCTCGAGGTGGGCGCGACGTTCCAGGAGAACATGCGGCTCATGAACTTCCCGGCCGAGGTGGCGTGGACCGTGGAGGAACTGGAACCGGCGCGTGTGCTCGCCATCCGCGGCAAAGGCCCGATGGCGGTGACCGTCGCGACGCGCTACACCCTCACACCTGGCGGCGACGCCACGACCGTCCGCATCGACGGCGAGTTCACGGGCGCGACGGTGTCCCTGATGGCGGGCAAGCTCAAGGACTCGGCCACGGCGGCCCTGCACGAGTCGCTGCGCAGGCTGGACGGGCTGGTGACCTGA
- a CDS encoding PadR family transcriptional regulator has protein sequence MRTHGFERGHGHGGPHHGRGGFEGMRAAFGPFGPGGPGGPGGPGFGPGSWGGRGRGGPRGRARRGDVRASILALLKDRPMHGYEMIQEIAERSGGAWKPSPGSVYPTLQLLEDEGLIISESEGGKKLFSLTEAGREAAGEGPEAPWEEASRGVDWEALGEIRQAGFGLMEAFGQVWKTGSKEQREKALGVVNDARKKLYLILADED, from the coding sequence ATGCGTACCCACGGATTCGAGCGTGGACATGGACACGGCGGCCCGCATCACGGTCGGGGTGGCTTCGAAGGGATGCGCGCGGCCTTCGGTCCCTTCGGGCCGGGCGGCCCGGGTGGCCCCGGCGGACCGGGCTTCGGTCCCGGCTCGTGGGGTGGGCGAGGTCGCGGGGGGCCGAGGGGGAGGGCGCGGCGCGGTGACGTACGCGCCTCGATCCTGGCCCTGCTGAAGGACCGGCCGATGCACGGCTACGAGATGATCCAGGAGATCGCCGAGCGCAGCGGCGGAGCGTGGAAGCCCAGCCCCGGCTCGGTGTACCCCACCCTTCAGCTGCTGGAGGACGAGGGGCTGATCATCAGTGAGTCCGAGGGCGGCAAGAAGCTGTTCTCGCTCACCGAGGCGGGCCGCGAGGCTGCCGGGGAAGGGCCCGAGGCGCCCTGGGAGGAGGCCTCCCGCGGGGTCGACTGGGAGGCGCTCGGCGAGATCCGCCAGGCCGGCTTCGGTCTGATGGAGGCCTTCGGCCAGGTCTGGAAGACGGGCAGCAAGGAGCAGCGGGAGAAGGCGCTCGGCGTCGTCAACGATGCCCGCAAGAAGCTGTATCTGATCCTCGCCGACGAGGACTGA
- a CDS encoding PhzF family phenazine biosynthesis protein, whose protein sequence is MRIRIVDAFTDRPFSGNPAGVLLLTGADAFPDDTWLRHVALEVNHAETAFAHPLPEGAEADWALRWFTPATEVAMCGHATLATAHVLHTTGAHEGPVRFATRSGVLVATPAADGSVTLDFPTAPLTRVDPPGGLAEALGTEPLTVLDTGPNVGDLLVEVADEKTVHALAPDLKALAAHSERGVIATARAEDPARGYDFVSRCFFPNAGIDEDPVTGSAHTALAPFWSERLGRPRLTGLQASARSGRVRTELRGDRTLLTGRAVTVIEGELLA, encoded by the coding sequence ATGCGGATTCGAATCGTCGACGCCTTCACCGATCGCCCCTTCTCCGGCAACCCGGCCGGGGTCCTGCTCCTGACCGGCGCGGACGCCTTCCCGGACGACACCTGGCTGCGACACGTCGCCCTGGAGGTCAACCACGCCGAGACGGCCTTCGCCCACCCGCTCCCCGAGGGCGCCGAGGCCGACTGGGCGCTGCGCTGGTTCACTCCGGCCACGGAGGTCGCGATGTGCGGCCACGCGACCCTCGCCACCGCCCACGTCCTGCACACGACCGGCGCCCACGAGGGCCCGGTGCGGTTCGCCACCCGCAGCGGCGTCCTCGTCGCCACGCCCGCCGCGGACGGCTCCGTCACGCTGGACTTCCCGACGGCCCCGCTCACCCGGGTCGACCCGCCCGGCGGCCTGGCCGAAGCCCTGGGCACCGAGCCGCTCACGGTCCTCGACACCGGCCCGAACGTGGGTGACCTGCTCGTCGAGGTCGCCGACGAGAAGACGGTGCACGCCCTCGCCCCCGACCTGAAGGCCCTCGCCGCCCACTCCGAGCGCGGCGTCATCGCCACCGCCCGCGCCGAGGACCCCGCCCGTGGCTACGACTTCGTCTCGCGCTGCTTCTTCCCGAACGCCGGCATCGACGAGGACCCGGTGACCGGCAGCGCCCACACCGCACTCGCCCCGTTCTGGTCCGAGCGCCTCGGCCGCCCCCGCCTCACCGGACTCCAGGCCTCAGCCCGCTCCGGCCGCGTCCGCACGGAGCTGCGCGGCGACCGCACCCTGCTGACCGGCAGGGCGGTCACCGTCATCGAGGGCGAGCTGCTGGCCTGA
- a CDS encoding CPBP family intramembrane glutamic endopeptidase: MQAEASPVGDSIPQQGLSRRMLINETLLVLALSLGASGVSALISFIGSVTKPGGLKDQATTMNASAAPGRPWLDLAWQLFGITTALVPVALVAHFLLRENARLRSIGFDRTRPWPDLGRGAAIAAVIGSTGIAFYLAARGLGFNLTVVPEALPGVWWKYPVLILSAIQNAVLEEVIVVGYLLRRMGQLGWTPTAALAGSAVLRGSYHLYQGIGGFIGNMVMGVVFVYLYRRWGRVGPLVVAHSLLDIGAFVGYALLAGKVGWLPTA, from the coding sequence GTGCAGGCGGAGGCGAGCCCGGTGGGCGATTCCATTCCCCAGCAGGGACTCTCACGGCGGATGCTCATCAACGAGACGCTGCTGGTCCTCGCGCTGTCGCTGGGCGCGAGCGGAGTGTCCGCGCTGATCAGCTTCATCGGGTCGGTCACCAAGCCGGGCGGGCTCAAGGACCAGGCGACCACGATGAACGCCTCGGCCGCGCCCGGCCGGCCCTGGCTCGACCTCGCCTGGCAGCTCTTCGGGATCACCACGGCGCTCGTACCCGTCGCGCTCGTCGCGCACTTCCTGCTGCGCGAGAACGCGCGTCTGCGTTCGATCGGCTTCGACCGCACCCGCCCGTGGCCCGACCTCGGGCGCGGAGCGGCGATCGCGGCCGTCATCGGCAGCACGGGCATCGCCTTCTACCTCGCGGCCCGCGGTCTCGGTTTCAACCTCACCGTGGTGCCCGAGGCGCTGCCGGGGGTGTGGTGGAAGTACCCGGTGCTGATCCTCTCGGCGATCCAGAACGCCGTGCTCGAAGAAGTGATCGTCGTCGGCTATCTGCTGCGCCGCATGGGGCAGCTGGGCTGGACGCCGACGGCCGCGCTGGCCGGCAGTGCCGTGCTGCGCGGCTCGTACCACCTCTACCAGGGCATCGGCGGCTTCATCGGGAACATGGTCATGGGCGTCGTCTTCGTCTACCTCTACCGCCGGTGGGGGCGCGTCGGCCCGCTTGTGGTGGCCCACTCGCTGCTCGACATCGGGGCGTTCGTCGGGTACGCGCTGCTGGCGGGCAAGGTGGGCTGGCTGCCAACGGCGTGA
- a CDS encoding glutamate-cysteine ligase family protein, producing MGEKVVAGRFDLSDRQRYRDKLRQCLTGLERLLAEQRFDRPKNLMGLEIELNLAGADGMPKMLNGQVLERIASRDFQTELAMFNLEVNIPPHRLGGRVFDRLAEELRTSLAYADRKAGEVDAGIVMIGILPTLDRDDLVSSNLSDVDRYTLLNDQIVAARGEEFTLDINGVEHLSCTSKSIAPEAACTSVQLHLQVTPARFADVWNAAQAVAAAQIAVGANSPFLFGRELWRESRPPLFQQSTDTRPPELQAQGVRPRTWFGERWVTSAYDLFEENLRYYPALLPICDDEDPLKVLDQGGTPSLAELVLHNGTIYRWNRPVYGIADGVPHLRVENRVLPAGPTVIDVIANAAFFYGVVRALAEESRPVWTRLPFEAAAANFDAACKDGIDARFTWPRRGRYSGTTQVDAVSLIRDELLPLAEAGLDAWGVEPADRDLYLGVIEERCRRRVNGASWQAATFHKALDAGLSRDAALAATTRRYRELMHRGAPVHSWPVGLPEPVSLG from the coding sequence ATGGGGGAGAAGGTCGTGGCAGGCCGGTTCGACCTGTCCGATCGCCAGCGCTACCGCGACAAGCTGCGTCAGTGCCTGACGGGCTTGGAGCGACTCCTGGCGGAGCAGCGGTTCGATCGCCCCAAGAACCTCATGGGGCTGGAGATCGAGTTGAATCTCGCGGGCGCCGACGGCATGCCGAAAATGTTGAACGGGCAAGTCCTCGAACGTATCGCGAGCCGCGATTTCCAAACAGAACTCGCCATGTTCAACCTGGAAGTCAACATTCCCCCACACCGTCTGGGGGGCCGGGTATTCGACCGTCTCGCCGAGGAACTCCGCACGTCACTGGCATATGCCGACCGGAAAGCCGGCGAGGTCGACGCGGGTATTGTGATGATCGGTATTCTGCCGACTCTCGACCGTGACGACCTGGTGTCGTCGAACCTCTCCGACGTCGACCGGTACACCCTCCTCAACGACCAGATCGTGGCCGCCCGCGGCGAGGAGTTCACCCTCGACATCAACGGCGTGGAGCACCTGAGCTGCACCTCGAAGTCCATCGCGCCGGAAGCCGCTTGCACCTCCGTGCAACTGCACCTCCAGGTCACCCCGGCCCGCTTCGCCGACGTGTGGAACGCGGCCCAGGCGGTCGCCGCCGCGCAGATCGCCGTCGGCGCCAATTCGCCCTTCCTCTTCGGCCGCGAGCTGTGGCGCGAGTCGCGGCCCCCGCTGTTCCAGCAGTCCACCGATACCCGCCCGCCCGAGCTCCAGGCCCAGGGCGTCCGGCCGCGCACCTGGTTCGGGGAACGCTGGGTCACCTCGGCGTACGACCTCTTCGAGGAGAACCTGCGCTACTACCCGGCCCTGCTGCCGATCTGCGACGACGAGGACCCGCTGAAGGTGCTCGACCAGGGCGGCACGCCGTCGCTCGCCGAACTCGTCCTGCACAACGGCACGATCTACCGCTGGAACCGCCCGGTCTACGGCATCGCCGACGGCGTCCCGCACCTGCGCGTGGAGAACCGCGTCCTGCCGGCCGGGCCCACCGTCATCGACGTGATCGCCAACGCGGCCTTCTTCTACGGCGTCGTCCGGGCTCTCGCCGAGGAGTCCCGGCCGGTGTGGACCCGGCTGCCGTTCGAGGCGGCCGCCGCCAACTTCGACGCCGCGTGCAAGGACGGCATCGACGCCCGCTTCACCTGGCCCCGGCGCGGCCGGTACAGCGGCACCACCCAGGTCGACGCGGTGAGCCTGATCCGCGACGAACTGCTGCCGCTCGCCGAGGCCGGGCTGGACGCCTGGGGTGTCGAGCCGGCCGACCGGGACCTGTACCTGGGCGTGATCGAGGAACGGTGCCGGCGCCGGGTGAACGGGGCGAGCTGGCAGGCCGCCACCTTCCACAAGGCACTGGACGCGGGCCTGTCCCGGGATGCCGCGCTGGCCGCCACGACCCGGCGTTACCGCGAGCTGATGCACCGGGGCGCCCCGGTGCACAGCTGGCCGGTGGGTCTGCCGGAGCCGGTGTCGCTGGGCTGA